GGCTGGATATTTTGCAGCGAGCGCTTCAAGGTAAACATTATAGTTAAAAGGAACTTGCTGTGAGCAGTAGTATTATGAATGTCACAATAATCGGTGCTGGAGGAAAGATGGGCGCTTGGTTCACAAACTACTTTGTGAAGCAGAAACATAGGGTTTTTGTGCATGATGTTAACAAAGAATCGTTAAAGAAACTGAAGAGTCCTAAGATAAGCATCGCCAATGATCTTAAATTCACTCTAATGAAGTCTGACGTTGTAATTTTGTGCGTGCCTATCAACTCTATGAAACGTGTTTTGCTTCAAGTTGCAAAATATATGATGATAGGTGCTACCCTCATGGAGATCTCTTCCATAAAGTATGAGGCGCATAAGACATTGACAGAAGTTGCTCATATGTACAAACTAAAACCACTATGTGTTCATCCATTATTTGGGCCTGGTGCAGAAAATATCAAGGGCATGAAAGTCGCGTTGATCCCCGTACTTGATGCGCGCGCAGAGTTAAGAAATGCTAGAAAGATACTAAGGGGAGCATCATTAGCTATGGTTGATGTTAAGGACCATGACAAAATAGTTGCACTGGTACTAGGGCTTACGCATTTGATCAACGCTATTCTTGCAAAGATAATGTCTGATGAAAGAGAACCTA
This sequence is a window from Nitrososphaerales archaeon. Protein-coding genes within it:
- a CDS encoding prephenate dehydrogenase/arogenate dehydrogenase family protein, with translation MSSSIMNVTIIGAGGKMGAWFTNYFVKQKHRVFVHDVNKESLKKLKSPKISIANDLKFTLMKSDVVILCVPINSMKRVLLQVAKYMMIGATLMEISSIKYEAHKTLTEVAHMYKLKPLCVHPLFGPGAENIKGMKVALIPVLDARAELRNARKILRGASLAMVDVKDHDKIVALVLGLTHLINAILAKIMSDEREPRRFKEIAGSTYRLQSLLTESILNDEPELFTSLLMSNSYTKQYARNLLETTQRLCNYILNDNSRGLYKDYVKIRDKLSQQIDLEKSYQTMYEVLKMLK